atcagcaatAATAATTTACACATATTCGAAATTCTATATTCCCGATTCACATAATTTTGGAAATTTccaaatattttaatttttaaatcgATTTTTTCTGGAAAATAATTACACAAATAATTTAAAACATATTACAATTCAATAAGCTGAGATAAAACGAATTGTTTTTCAAAAAATAGGGCTCAGGAGTACATTATAGcccaccaccggttcaccggagttcgTCACCGGTGGCGGAAAAATTTGGTGGTGCCCCTTATTTCGGGTTTCTAGCATGAATTTCATCGATAACGAGATTATAGAACCGCAAATAACGATTATCAGTAAAGCCCAACAGATTTTATCCAAAACCGAAGCAAAAACACAACCAACAAGCTACCAACAACAATTGCACAATCACCACATAACCACACACAACACACGCGCACATACAACCCTCGCTAGAAAGGAAACCGGTGGTGAAGGAACAATTACATAACATGCCAACAGCTAATTACCGGGGGAGAGGGAGGGAACGAGAGAACAGGGAGAGTAAGAGGGAGAGATGAGATAGAGAGAGGAGAGAAGTGAGAGATATGGGAGGATGAGAGGATGAGGGAAGAGAGatgcgagagagagagagagatagagagagagagaatgagagacAGAGAGATTAATGAGAGAGAGAAAGAGGCGGTGatgtttgtgtgtgtgtttttttAACAGGATACATGTAGAAAAATGAACATGGAACGTGTCTCCCTGCACTGACACATGTCCCTGCCTGCCACGCAAGCTAGTTTTTGTCTCGCAATTTTACATTTTAACGACATAATTTGTGGGTAAAAAtaagcaaaatattttcaaactagttttaaaattcataaaatatttgaaaactaacaaaatataattttcagattttttaaatcatttttgaatttaaaattgaATCAACAAATAATTACAATCAGACTATAATTTGAGACTAaatatttgattaaatattattttataaatttttctAAATTCCTATAattaaatattgaaattatagagtcataaaaataattgtaCTAATAATATTCATATTTATGAAAATTAAACTTTGATATCTCTGCTTAAATAGAAGaagaaaataatatatattaaatgtTAAACCAAAACAACAATTCAGAGTATGAATAATCCAACACCTATTTAATATTTAACACGCAACATATAATTTGCagattatatattttatttaatactATGAAATACAGAGTCGTTATAGCCTCCCCcgttaaaaagattctgtcctcagaatctcaccTAACTGAACAAGTGGGGATATTTGTCTAACATATCAgattctaactcccaagtagactcttctactcgagggttccTCCAAATTACTTTAACTATTGGgatagacttatttctaagaactCGCTCTTTACGGGCTAGGATCTTGATTGGTTGTTCGacgtaggacaaatctggctgtACCTCGATTGGGTCATATTCGATGACTTGATTTGAATCAGGGTTATATTTCTTTAACATGGAGACGTAGAATATATTGTGAATATGATGCAAATGTAGTGGCAATTCTAATTCATAAGCAACTTTGCCTACTCTCTTCAAAACTTCAAACAGACCGATATATCTGGGATTCAATTTGCCTTTTTGGCAGAATCTAACTAATTCTTTCAAAGGAGAGACTTTCAACAACACTGGTGCTCCAACTTCTATTTCCATGTCCTTTAGATGCAAAAATGCATTCTTTCTTTATCTTTTATGGGATTCCTTTAATCTTTTCTGAATTATGATTATTGGATCTTTTGTTTGTTGAACTAGTTCCGGACCTAACAATTTTCTTTCACCGACTTCTTCCTAACAAAGTGGAGATCTACATTTTTgaccatacaaagcttcgtaaggaggcattccaatactagcatgataactgttattgtaagaaaattctattAGTGGTAAATGATCATCCTAGTTTCCGCTTGATGtttgatgttctgctttcacCTTATGGCCCGTATGGAATTTACTAATCCAATCAGCTACCTCTTTCTTTATTCTTGGCAACCAAAAATTTTTCTTTAGATCCTGATACATCTTTGTACTCTATGGATGGATAGTATATCTTGAACTATGGGCTTCTCATAAAAtgtcattcttcaattcagtcatgTTAGGAATCCATATTCGGGAGAAAAATATTAACACACCTTTACTATCCTTCTGTGTAGaaatctcttctcctgttaaatTATCTAAGCCTTGATTCATTACTTCATCCTTACATTTCTTGATTATTTCCATTAGTTCTAGCTGGAAGGTAATCTCATATAAATTTTCTTTACTACTTCCCGGCACACGGACCTCAATCTCCAGTTTCTCCAATTCTGCTAATTCTGCTGACAATTCCTTAGAAATGTCCATCATGTTTAATCTTCCTTTCGGCTCAGTGCACCTGCTACTACATTAGCTTTCTCTGGATGATAGTTAATGGAacaatcataatctttaattAAGTCCAACCATCTCCTCTGCCTAATATTTAAATCTTTCTgagtgaatatgtactttaagctcttatgatctgtatagatatcacacttttctccgtacaaGTTATGTTTTCATAGCTTCAATGCAAAAATAATTGTCGTTAACTCCAAATCACGTGTAGGATACTTATGGTTCATCAGGCTTTAGCTGTCTCGACGCGTATGCGATAACTCTATCATGTTTCATCAACACACAACCTAATactttcaaagaagcatcactatagattacaaaatgaCCTTTTTTATCTGGAAGTGCTAATACTGGAGctgtcaccaatcttttctttagtttctggaaactttcttcacactccTCGTTCCTTCTCttttttcctggttagcttcgtcaatGGGGTTGCGATCTTCGTAAAATCTTTTATAAATCTTCGGTATTAACCTGTCAGTCCAAGGAAACTCCTAACTTATAtcggtgtcttcggttgctccccatctgatacagcttcaatctttacgAGATCTATATTTATGTCATCTTTACCAACCACATGACCTAAGAATCGAACTTtatccaaccaaaattcatattttgaaaacttagcatacaactttCTTTCTTTTAGTCTTTACAAGGCAATACTTAGTGTTCTACATGTTCCTTCTTAGATTTTGAGTAAAtcaggatgtcatcaataaatacaatcataaacttatctaagtactccttaaatactttattcatcagatccatgaatgctgctggtgCGTTCGTTACTCCAAATGACATCACCAAAACCTCGTAATGTACATAGCTTGTTCTAAATGCAGTATTTGGTATATCTTCAAgcttaatctttaactgatggtCGCCTGACCTTAATTCAATTTTGAGAAACAAACTACTCCTTTTagttggtcaaataaatcatcattCTAGGTagaggatacttgttcttaattgtCAACTTATTTAACTCTCTATAGTCAATatacaacctcatacttccatctttctttttcacaaatagcactggtgcaccccatggggatatacTTGGTCTAATTACACCTTTATCCAACTTCGCcaagttgcttagccaattctttcatctctacTGGGGCCATCTGATATGGAACTTTTGACACTAGTTCCGCTTCGGGTACTAAttcaatggaaaactctatctcgCAATCTTGTGGTAGTCTTGGTAATTCATCCGGAAAGACTTCTTGAAATTCATTTACCATCAGAATTTCTTCCAGATTAGAGGCTTCCTTCTTGGTGTCCATTACATGAGGTAGATAGGCTTCACATCCTTTTCTTAATCACTTCTTTGCTTGAATGACTGAAAAGAACTTCTTTTCTTACTTTTGTCTTTGAAAATTTACCCTAAGATTATCCTCCGTAAACATAACAATCCATTTTTTCTTGTAGTCAATCTTGGCCTTATGCCgtgacaaccaatccattcctaaaattatattaaatttttcTAACTCAAAAGGTATTATGTCGACCGAAAAAGAGTGTCATAACATTTCTATTTGGCATTTAGGATAGAGCTGATTTACGGGTATTTTATATTGATTACCATTTCTATAGTTAAGGATTCATTTAAGTCTTCCAACATTAGATCCATTCTACCCACAtaattcttttatatatatatgacttAGATGCTCCAGAATCAAACCGAACTTTAACATGTACGGTATtgagagaaagcgtacctgctACCACATCGGAATCTTGAGCGGTTAAATTTTTGGACATCTGAAAAGTCCTAGCTCTGGCTGTACTAGATGTTAGACCTTTTGATGCACTACGTCCAACACTACCTTGAGCAGCATTCTTGCAGTTCTTGGCAATGTGCCCTACCTTACCACAGTTATGGCAGGTAACTCCTGGATTCTCCATACTGTATTCTGACGCATAGTGACCCTTTTGTCTGCATTTGAAACACTCAATATTTGCCTTGCATACTCCACTATTCTTTTTATCATATTGTTTACATTCTGCTACCGGTGGCCTAAATGACTTGACTTGATTGGAACTAACTGAGGTGTTACTAGGGCCTATTCTAAGAAAAGTTTTATCTTTTGAATCCTCTATCTTTATTCTTCCAAAACCTTTTATGGATCTTTTAACTAGATCCTCCTTGATCTGACTTATCTTCCAAGATTctactttccttttctttccttCTTATTCTTTGATAGtcaacttctggtcactttctaTAACCAGAGCTGCCTGATTTGCAAAGGTATATGGTTTAGGTTGTAAAACTACAACTCCACTTTGAATCTCTGGCTTCAATCCTTGCTGAAACCTTTTCGCTCTTTcagcttctgaactcacataatCTGGCACAAATCTAGCCAACTCCATGAACTTAGCTTCACACCCAGCCACCCTCTTTTCACCTTGCTTTAGTTCTAAGAATTCAATCTTCATCTGATTCTGCATACAAtctggaaaatatttttccaagaacaacTGCGTAAACCTTGACCATAAGATAtggccttctccttctaatgctTTGGTCGATTTGCACCAAtagttttcttcatttttcaGAAAATAGCTCACATAGTCTGTCTTAAG
This sequence is a window from Apium graveolens cultivar Ventura chromosome 9, ASM990537v1, whole genome shotgun sequence. Protein-coding genes within it:
- the LOC141685262 gene encoding uncharacterized protein LOC141685262, whose protein sequence is MEKAFTLTQVSDDLKTDYVSYFLKNEENYWCKSTKALEGEGHILWSRFTQLFLEKYFPDCMQNQMKIEFLELKQGEKRVAGCEAKFMELARFVPDYVSSEAERAKRFQQGLKPEIQSGVVVLQPKPYTFANQAALVIESDQKLTIKE